The genomic window CAGGCAAGGGGGTTGGCCACAGAGCTGAGTGTGGCTGTCAAGTGGTAGGCAGTGTTGCCATAGGGCAGGCAGGAGTAGGACTGCACGGAGGGCAGGACCCCGTTGGTCAGGGAGGACACCCAGGCGATGAGGAAGTAGATGAAGGTGAACTCAGCCACAGAGTAGGAGACCTTCTCTGGCAGGATGTCCCCAGGCCCCTTGGCATCCTTTGGGCACGGGCAGACGCTGCTCAGCCCTGAGCCAGCTCCCTCTTCTGGGATCTGGTCAAAGGAGCTCAGCATGACGTTGCTggaaaagagctgctgctgggagaggacCCACACCTTGGGCTGCTTGGTGAGGAAGAAGAAGGCCAGCAAGCAGGCCACCATCATTACAGtcatgaggaggaagaagaggaatggAGAGAAGTTGGGTGGGAAGTAGCGGGTCTCCAGCTGGGAGGTGAGGCTCTCCATGGTGACATTATCAATGGTGATGTTGACCTCAAACGTGTGGTTGAAGCAGCTGGAGATGCCAGAGCCCTGGCCCAGGGCAATGACAGCTGGGATCAGCCCGCTGAGCCCTTCCCCCACGAAGAAGGTGGTCAGGtactggggctgcagctgcatcATGAAGGGCAGGAAGGTGACAGAGGAGGTGCAGTCCACCAGGGACAGGAAGAaggtgaggagcaggaaggCGGTGCTGTGTGTGCCTCCGCCAAGGGGGGACGTGTAGTCCCAGAGGAaggccagcagcaagcaggacagGACACCCACGGACACCACCACGTAGATGACCACCACCTCCTTCAGCCATCCAGGCCGGAAGTGGTGCATGAGGGCGACGAAGAGCGGCCCCACATTGGCCATCtggatgatgatggtgatgtaGGAGGGCAGGTCCCACTGCTCCGGCAGCACTGTCACCAGCAGCGGCAGCTCGACCCACAGCCCGTTGATGGCCACCCAGGAGCCCATGCCAAAGGCACAGGCCAGGAGGTGGGTGAGCAGCGCCATGGCTCGgggctggcagcctgggctgcaagggaGAGGCTTCCATCAGTGGTGGGGTGAGGCCTGACCTCCCCCCAgactcctcctccagccccctgcGACTGCTGCCTGCATTCCCACGGCAGCTCCTCCCCACATGAGAGCAACACACCCCCCCCATGGCATGGCAcagccccctctgccccttgccaACCTTGGGGAACCCCTTCTCCCTGTGGGGATGACCCTTGTCCCCCCCTGCACTGGGTGTGGgacctgctcagctctgcctggg from Indicator indicator isolate 239-I01 chromosome 24, UM_Iind_1.1, whole genome shotgun sequence includes these protein-coding regions:
- the SLC52A3 gene encoding solute carrier family 52, riboflavin transporter, member 3, with product MALLTHLLACAFGMGSWVAINGLWVELPLLVTVLPEQWDLPSYITIIIQMANVGPLFVALMHHFRPGWLKEVVVIYVVVSVGVLSCLLLAFLWDYTSPLGGGTHSTAFLLLTFFLSLVDCTSSVTFLPFMMQLQPQYLTTFFVGEGLSGLIPAVIALGQGSGISSCFNHTFEVNITIDNVTMESLTSQLETRYFPPNFSPFLFFLLMTVMMVACLLAFFFLTKQPKVWVLSQQQLFSSNVMLSSFDQIPEEGAGSGLSSVCPCPKDAKGPGDILPEKVSYSVAEFTFIYFLIAWVSSLTNGVLPSVQSYSCLPYGNTAYHLTATLSSVANPLACMVAMILPRRSLALLGILTVVGTGCGAYNMAMAVMSPCPILQQSPWGDVTIVLFWVLFTGMLTYVKVMAGVILRSLSHSALVWYGALEQLGSLLGALIMFPLVNIYHFFQSADYCNLQC